One genomic segment of Plasmodium cynomolgi strain B DNA, chromosome 14, whole genome shotgun sequence includes these proteins:
- a CDS encoding hypothetical protein (putative) codes for MFLLRIGKVLLFSTFFLSCVMNAWLVILSRRLFQQGRGKFNFIADNKTKYGMKRAFFFNRKKVRESELKNSEGEKNDHKDSNIFKYTKYDQTDEAYLKVLEKKANEIKNSKNCFSKRIKNLRAQKDGAQEDGAQEQRMDYTTLHLLAIELNALLQDCVVEHITQADHKTIVLHLNKKGEKDYYLYICYDNDNPVISLGLKIKKLFNRFIDDDYAQKLNPVLKYSLISDIYIKKSFVKILCIDFILKRKTDEDIDIEDILGNGETADLSNSGRKVTLLFDLHNNSCISFLINKVNNEILISPHNYVTEKVIDKSYKEGHIYNFPTNHECKIIPNEYDFFSTFSSLFKARREQIFISSLLDLYEGLSYNTVIKFLDYLNIPSNAKFEEIDSGALLDFFNKAYIKWVRFLNLKEKDQALSFDPHFDYSLNVYSAVKFLKKGKGRDATPQDVCAAQTNMNNGKVENVAVGSPIGDAVEGDQNDKPGHTNWGGVNKSAPRDKETHFETVIELVYYYHGRGLSVNKFYTILKFCKEFIRKKIPQYEEMIKQYKNDREVCERAYLLHDNINKLSVFNHTISKMTDWIDNKTFDALKLIEKELKCNSLEDNRKKYIKKMEENKEKEQVLKKKILNVEPNAIKSSQNIYKGSLLIKINETDLSSPFLIIGRNSKQNEKISTQILKFNDLWFHVHEHPGGHVILRNKKINGQIITPELNLADIKIDEDIKYAANMAAYFSKARKIDKTLVCFTFGKYVLKDNTLSEGAVELLKYRLVYGRPSKVYSIIKDLNERNKEMELSKKKK; via the exons ATGTTTCTGCTACGAATAGGCAAAGTGCTGCTTTTCTCCACCTTCTTCCTATCATGTGTGATGAATGCGTGGCTCGTAATTCTGAGCAGACGTCTGTTCCAGCAGGGCAGAGGGAAGTTTAATTTCATAGCGGACAATAAGACGAAATATGGAATGAagagggcatttttttttaacaggaAAAAGGTCCGCGAAAGTGAACTGAAAAATAgcgaaggtgaaaaaaatgaccacaAGGACAGCAACATTTTCAAGTATACAAAATATGACCAAACAGACGAAGCATATCTTAAGGTGCTGGAAAAGAAGGcaaatgaaataaagaaCTCGAAAAACTGTTTTAGTAAGAGGATAAAGAATTTACGGGCACAAAAAGATGGGGCACAGGAAGACGGGGCACAAGAACAACGAATGGATTATACGACGCTGCATTTATTAGCAATCGAATTGAACGCCCTTTTACAAGACTGCGTGGTGGAGCACATAACACAGGCAGATCATAAAACGATCGTCTTGcatttgaataaaaagggagaaaaggactattatttgtacatttgttACGATAATGACAATCCAGTAATTTCTTTAGggttgaaaataaaaaaactttttaacaGATTTATTGACGATGATTATGCACAGAAATTAAATCCCGTCTTGAAATATTCACTCATTTcggatatatatataaaaaaaagtttcgtcaaaatattatgtattGATTTTATCttaaagagaaaaacggATGAAGACATCGACATCGAAGACATTTTGGGTAATGGAGAAACAGCTGATCTCAGCAACAGTGGAAGAAAAGtgactctcctttttgatcTCCACAATAATTCCTGCATCTCATTTCTTATAAACAAGgtaaataatgaaattttaatttctcctCATAATTATGTAACAGAGAAGGTGATAGACAAATCATACAAAGAAGGACACATTTACAACTTCCCCACAAATCATGaatgtaaaattattccaaatgaatatgattttttttccaccttttcaAGTTTGTTCAAAGCAAGGAGGGAGcagatttttatttcgtcCCTGTTGGATTTATACGAAGGACTCAGTTACAACACggtgataaaatttttggattACCTGAATATTCCCAGCAATgccaaatttgaagaaattgaTTCTGGTGCGCTGCTGGATTTCTTCAATAAGGCATACATTAAGTGGGTCCGCTTTTTAAacttaaaggaaaaagacCAAGCGCTTTCGTTTGACCCCCATTTTGACTACAGTTTGAATGTCTATTCGGCTGTAAAGTTTTTGAAGAAAGGTAAGGGGAGAGATGCTACTCCCCAAGATGTATGCGCCGCTCAAACAAATATGAATAACGGAAAGGTGGAAAATGTCGCAGTAGGAAGTCCAATCGGCGACGCGGTAGAAGGAGATCAAAATGACAAACCGGGCCACACCAATTGGGGGGGAGTAAACAAAAGCGCCCCACGAGACAAAGAAACGCATTTCGAAACGGTCATCGAGCTGGTTTATTACTACCACGGAAGGGGCCTCTCCGTGAATAAAttttacacaattttaaaGTTCTGCAAAGAAtttatcagaaaaaaaatcccgcAGTATGAAGAAATGATCAAGCAGTATAAAAACGACAGGGAGGTGTGCGAACGAGCGTACTTACTTCATGACAATATAAACAAGTTGAGCGTGTTCAACCACACCATATCGAAGATGACGGACTGGATTGACAATAAAACATTTGACGCATTGAAGCtaattgaaaaggaattaaaatgTAATTCTCTCGAAgataacagaaaaaaatatataaaaaaaatggaagaaaataaagaaaaggaacaagtattaaaaaaaaaaattttaaatgttgAGCCAAATGCAATTAAAAGTTcgcaaaatatttataaaggTTCTctgttaattaaaattaatgaaacaGATTTgtcctccccatttttgataATAGGACGAAATAGCAAACAGAATGAGAAAATTTCGACTCAAATTTTGAAGTTCAATGATCTGTGGTTTCATGTGCATGAACATCCAGGGGGGCACGTCATCcttcgaaataaaaaaattaatggtCAAATAATCACGCCCGAGTTAAATTTGGCGGATATTAAAATAGACGAGGATATAAAGTACGCCGCCAACATGGCAGCCTACTTTTCCAAGGCGCGCAAGATAGACAAGACCCTCGTGTGCTTCACCTTTGGGAAGTATGTACTCAAGGACAATACCCTCAGCGAGGGCGCAGTGGAGCTTTTGAAGTACCGACTCGTATATGGCAG ACCGAGCAAAGTATATAGCATCATAAAGGACCTGAACGAGCGAAACAAGGAGATGGAACtttcgaagaagaaaaagtga
- a CDS encoding hypothetical protein (putative), which yields MKKKCTLRNLFPEEGKKKGTGTYDDDCLDLEEVENLEEISPDLYKRLSDYNKEEASDESTGESGEPEETFDGVDPKDISVYEGLPLLMIDGKDFQGFADNRKVKISPQIATPFDNSEYDEFVESNRRKSDVRGGSDGNLRKGEKNKAVSKPSANLRDTVRDGENKGEDMPDFERDVLSIIGEGEKSPPKSSNVGENNGKKLTKEEKIERYKKVGRHHHIDSQLGEILYDREYPGYMYLNHGEDIKELDEKSEYDSESPGYINPTNVFLRTGRKREEQKKKDSGIKQKRRWNLKVENDIKRGNWKYYDDTVKDLLDSTDQEKLEENYYSNNYYQRTNNNTGFGSLEKVQNNYFDVQFIGSAETYPANVSVGMNFIWPINFIPMLCKQYPKRLGQPIKSDIFNLGGFDSLQLWFYPDGINNSIDGFCSLKLMMRPGSYLPVKIFLFAFSEYNYVHTQPFYKESADYVSASLNLCKCLLKTKENLRKIENNKDYVILGPAGNIYIGVGIFDDTYDLEEDFKKFYSVSNKYKNKKTEGGKENHEFKYDWDEGVHIFDNWLKKQTAVTEDKDELLPVYYTHSELYENYKYRYVPEKSPFKFLNRKPDRTKWNRHPF from the exons atgaaaaaaaagtgtacgCTGAGA AACTTGTTTCcagaggaggggaagaaaaaggggacggGCACATATGATGATGACTGTCTTGATTTAGAAGAAGTAGAAAACTTAGAGGAAATTAGTCCAGATTTGTACAAAAGGTTATCTGACTATAACAAGGAGGAAGCGTCGGACGAATCGACAGGTGAGAGTGGTGAACCAGAGGAGACGTTTGATGGAGTTGACCCCAAGGACATTTCTGTGTATGAAGGACTACCACTTCTGATGATTGATGGGAAGGACTTCCAAGGATTTGCTGACAACAGGAAGGTGAAGATTTCTCCCCAAATTGCCACTCCGTTCGATAATTCGGAGTACGACGAGTTTGTGGAGTCGAACAGGCGGAAGAGCGACGTGCGCGGTGGCTCAGATGGAAATCTCCgcaagggggagaaaaataaagcggTATCCAAGCCGTCCGCGAATCTGCGTGACACGGTCCGCGATGGGGAGAACAAAGGAGAAGACATGCCCGATTTCGAAAGAGACGTGCTCTCTATCATCGgcgagggggagaagagcCCCCCTAAAAGCAGCAACGTGGGAGAGAAcaatggaaaaaaactcacgaaggaggaaaaaatagaaaggtACAAAAAAGTAGGAAGGCACCATCATATAGATTCCCAATTAGGAGAAATACTATACGATAGGGAGTACCCAGGGTATATGTACCTAAATCATGGAGAAGACATAAAAGAGCTGGACGAAAAAAGCGAGTACGACTCAGAGTCGCCAGGATATATAAACCCAACCAATGTGTTTTTACGAACTGGAAGGAAAAGAGAagaacagaagaagaaagacaGTGgcattaaacaaaaaaggagatggaATTTGAAAGTAGAAAATGATATTAAGAGAGGAAATTGGAAGTACTACGATGATACAGTGAAAGATTTGCTTGACTCAACTGATCAGGaaaaattagaagaaaattattattccaATAATTATTACCAAAGGACTAATAACAACACAGGTTTTGGAAGTCTAGAGAAAGTTCAGAACAATTATTTTGATGTCCAATTTATCGGATCCGCAGAAACGTATCCAGCAAATGTATCAGTAGGTATGAATTTCATTTGGCCAATAAATTTCATCCCCATGTTATGTAAACAATACCCAAAGAGGTTAGGACAGCCCATAAAGTCAGATATTTTTAACCTCGGTGGATTTGACTCACTTCAGTTATGGTTCTATCCCGATGGAATAAATAATTCGATTGATGGGTTCTGCTCTTTGAAATTAATGATGAGGCCAGGTTCGTACCTTCctgttaaaattttcctctttgcatTTAGCGAATATAATTATGTGCACACGCAACCCTTTTACAAAGAATCAGCTGACTACGTTTCGGCTTCCCTAAATTTGTGCAAATGCTTGTTAAAGACCAAGGAAAATTTAAggaaaattgaaaacaaTAAGGATTACGTTATTTTAGGGCCTGCAGGGAATATCTACATTGGGGTGGGTATTTTTGACGATACGTATGATTTGGAGGAAGactttaaaaagttttactCAGTTAgtaacaaatataaaaataagaagacGGAGGGTGGGAAGGAGAACCATGAGTTCAAGTACGACTGGGATGAAGGCGTCCACATTTTTGACAACTGGCTGAAGAAGCAGACGGCTGTGACGGAGGACAAGGACGAACTGCTTCCAGTGTACTACACACATTCGGAGCTGTACGAGAATTATAAATATCGCTACGTCCCGGAGAAGAGCCCCTTCAAGTTTTTGAACAGGAAGCCGGACAGGACCAAGTGGAACAGGCACCCCTTTTGA
- a CDS encoding hypothetical protein (putative): protein MTDDAIDFVFSLILDTELYLCAFVLLTYFTTKKINKIIQSNFYQNDALLNRLSKHFYIVDVKAYFSPLKYMFKSALYHTYYFSSLLFLIYLFRLYTSYKRWIKFYFFSLLNISTDPSIHSGDDNSDAYHHGNSSGFDVTYLVAFILGVIISFIYYKYLCRLFKGKHKYVTVHKSSLQHYCFELAKVNFREYVKVKPKKGSKFRFDLDTNIKPHSTFINESAATKGSGTKTGTSGNGRGAGSSVPSVVAPKPKRNILFRMFNIVYVKNHVLYDENVLYEDHLKNKWQANQKNKEGFLLMLIKLVEKLVKAIINLINAENNETGKAPPAQRQSSETTPQEQTQGKTNPTNMTQIRGSALKSSDQQYNDINLCELDLNPYDVFVCNSHYQFKSILEVLMLHIPIYFLFKNKLYVKTCFTVAMYVFNYLLWNFITFLAMIKPSLFVYYYVLNEHINHILTESINDQEKNIILHFFYGFFFASLIYLKYHFNMEFKLIKVEHMNHFHRLINRCIAEANKLKSRGIIRNFEAMKIFPLCIDYKNKGILIDRGLLRTAAELQLVLRQRRLKSAKICFQNVKKIAKHCDEDTAMEMFKRLKFVLVNELPHRVAVNLSLMISDEMYDKIKRNAIDSSSSEQSKKHPPDCLCETLKKTAIHDFIKAAMGIDKSNAEMGAADLGQANEDTSDNKGNEKK from the exons atgacggACGACGCCATCGATTTCGTCTTTTCCCTCATACTAGATACAGAATTATATCTTTGCGCATTCGTATTGTTAACCTATTTCACaacgaagaaaataaataaaataattcaatcCAATTTTTACCAAAATGACGCACTCCTAAATAGACTCTCCAAACACTTCTACATAGTAGATGTGAAGGCCTACTTTAGCCCCCTgaaatatatgtttaaaagTGCACTATATCATACCTATTATTTTTCgtcccttttgtttttaatttatttgttcagaCTGTATACTTCCTACAAACGTTGGATTaagttttactttttttctttattgaATATTTCTACCGACCCCTCTATACACTCTGGTGATGATAATTCTGATGCCTACCACCATGGGAACTCGAGTGGATTTGATGTTACCTACTTGGTTGCCTTCATCTTGGGAGTGattatttctttcatttattataaataccTTTGTAGATTATTTAAAGGGAAGCACAAATATGTTACGGTGCATAAGTCCAGTTTGCAGCACTACTGCTTTGAGCTAGCCAAAGTAAATTTCAGGGAATATGTAAAGGTGAAACCAAAGAAGGGATCAAAATTTAGGTTCGATTTGGACACCAACATTAAGCCTCATTCCACGTTCATCAACGAGTCTGCTGCCACGAAAGGAAGCGGCACGAAAACTGGAACAAGCGGAAACGGTCGTGGTGCTGGTAGCAGCGTCCCCAGCGTAGTTGCTCCAAAGCCAAAGAGAAACATCCTGTTCCGCATGTTCAACATCGTGTACGTTAAGAACCACGTCCTGTATGATGAGAACGTACTCTACGAAGATCACCTGAAGAACAAGTGGCAGGCCAATCAGAAGAACAAAGAAGGCTTCCTTTTAATGCTTATCAAGTTAGTGGAGAAGCTCGTCAAAGCGATCATCAATTTAATTAATGCCGAAAATAACGAGACTGGAAAGG CACCCCCCGCGCAGAGACAATCGAGCGAAACCACTCCACAGGAGCAGACCCAGGGAAAAACCAACCCAACAAACATGACACAGATAAGGGGATCAGCACTGAAGAGTAGTGACCAGCAGTACAATGACATAAACCTATGCGAACTGGATTTAAACCCATACGATGTATTTGTGTGCAATTCGCATTACCAATTTAAGAGCATCCTAGAAGTGCTCATGTTACACATACCGATATATTTCCTattcaaaaataaactaTACGTAAAAACCTGCTTCACAGTAGCCATGTATGTTTTCAATTACCTACTCTGGAATTTTATAACGTTCCTAGCGATGATCAAACCGTCACTCTTCGTGTACTACTACGTACTGAATGAGCACATAAATCATATCCTAACAGAAAGCATTAATgaccaagaaaaaaatataatcctGCACTTTTTCTATGGGTTCTTTTTTGCCTCactaatatatttaaaatatcatttcAACATGGAGTTTAAGTTGATAAAGGTGGAACACATGAATCACTTCCATCGATTAATTAACAGATGCATAGCAGAGGCAAACAAATTGAAGTCTAGAGGAATAATCAGAAATTTTGAAGctatgaaaatttttcccttatgtattgattataaaaataaagggatCTTAATCGATAGAGGACTGCTGCGAACAGCTGCGGAACTCCAACTTGTACTAAGACAAAGGAGATTAAAGAgtgcaaaaatatgcttccAAAATGTTAAGAAAATTGCTAAACATTGTGATGAAGATACTGCTATGGAAATGTTTAAACGATTGAAATTTGTTCTTGTAAATGAATTGCCCCATCGAGTTGCAGTAAACCTTTCCCTTATGATCTCGGATGAAATGTacgataaaattaaaaggaatgCCATCGATTCGTCTTCCTCAGAACAATCCAAGAAACACCCACCTGATTGCTTATGCGAAACGCTCAAAAAAACTGCCATTCATGATTTTATTAAAGCAGCCATGGGTATTGATAAATCCAATGCAGAAATGGGAGCAGCGGATCTGGGGCAAGCTAACGAAGATACGTCCGACAACaagggaaatgaaaaaaaatga
- a CDS encoding hypothetical protein (putative), with amino-acid sequence MMRELCYVRSMALPPMRPKRSAFKMTQRRGTHLFYDNNEVSNFYGINESGFSNSRPPPYLLRFDKCNDIIAYTNEIDNESLKQIKNLAMLDIIKGHVTILPDVHLGKGIIIGSVFLTKHFIIPNGVGVDIGCGVLCVKINKLKKKNLHEDVINNIYKKIKQNVPLSFDSHEKEVFDAKNVLDGLVAKYASSNMAHIMTPKHLKQMGTLGGGNHFIEIAYDASDEGKEEPLNGDLSGEKHQDDTPLSYRSEQNHSPESDIYILIHSGSRNIGKSTAEFYDELASQESKVKRNDLAYLDLRKKQGQNYLKDMRLCQEYAKYNRIYMMKIIEKIIKEEINCTLDWKNAINIHHNFCNHELVTYVHNREVKREYMYVTRKGATSSMKNQLGIIPGNMKVGSYIVRGKGNKLSYNSCSHGCGRVLSRTHAKKIINQADFVNIMRSVRCDTSAKIRDEAPQAYKNLNQVLRNQDSLIHVVRRLLPLINVKGG; translated from the coding sequence ATGATGCGCGAGCTCTGCTACGTACGCAGCATGGCGCTCCCCCCGATGAGGCCAAAAAGGAGCGCGTTCAAAATGACACAGAGGAGAGGGACACACCTCTTCTACGATAACAACGAGGTGAGCAACTTTTACGGCATTAACGAAAGCGGGTTTAGCAACAGCCGACCGCCCCCGTACTTACTCCGCTTTGACAAATGTAATGATATCATAGCGTATACAAACGAAATAGATAATGAGTCTttgaagcaaataaaaaacctAGCCATGCTCGACATCATAAAAGGACATGTGACAATCCTCCCAGATGTACACTTAGGGAAAGGAATCATAATCGGCTCTGTATTTTTAACGAAGCATTTTATCATCCCCAACGGGGTAGGAGTTGACATAGGATGTGGTGTTTTGTGTGTTAAAATTaacaagttaaaaaaaaaaaacctccaCGAGGATgtcataaataatatatacaagaAGATAAAGCAGAACGTTCCTTTAAGTTTCGATTCGCATGAAAAAGAAGTGTttgatgcaaaaaatgtgctaGACGGATTGGTGGCCAAGTATGCCAGCAGCAATATGGCTCATATAATGACCCCTAAGCATTTGAAGCAAATGGGGACACTAGGCGGGGGAAACCATTTTATCGAAATTGCATATGACGCATCAGATGAAGGAAAGGAGGAACCACTAAATGGTGACCTATCAGGAGAGAAACACCAAGATGATACCCCCCTCAGCTACAGATCCGAACAAAACCATTCCCCAGAATCtgatatttacattttaatacACTCGGGGAGTAGGAACATCGGGAAGAGCACAGCTGAATTTTATGATGAACTGGCTAGCCAAGAAagtaaagtaaaaagaaaCGACCTAGCCTATCTAGacttgagaaaaaaacaaggaCAAAATTACTTAAAGGATATGCGATTATGTCAAGAGtatgcaaaatataatagaatttacatgatgaaaataatcgaaaaaattatcaaggaagaaattaacTGCACACTGGACTGGAAAAATGCTATAAACATACATCACAATTTTTGCAACCATGAATTGGTTACCTATGTCCACAATAGGGAAGTCAAAAGggaatatatgtatgtaacaAGGAAAGGCGCAACCTCATCCATGAAAAATCAATTAGGCATCATCCCGGGAAATATGAAGGTCGGTTCTTATATCGTCCGAGGAAAGGGCAACAAGCTTTCCTATAATTCCTGCTCGCACGGTTGTGGTAGGGTGCTAAGCAGAACGCatgcaaagaaaataattaatcaAGCCGATTTTGTGAACATCATGAGGAGCGTACGATGTGACACGAGTGCCAAAATTCGTGACGAGGCTCCTCAGGcgtataaaaatttgaaccaGGTTTTGCGAAACCAAGATTCGCTTATACATGTCGTTCGACGGCTTCTCCCACTGATTAACGTCAAAGGGGGG
- a CDS encoding hypothetical protein (putative) codes for MQENNFLHTLTRNTARVLSAVEISFQKPTNAMESRLLDGGPPFKRKHQYANEHAQYEMPKGRLFHLITRIGISIISILVISLFVKSNSNSDINMNSKSAREFSIMTIDDTTRELLTSFGFPPNSKELVYSSLEKWGFHLSDIADAEVNKNYKETDLDNYKYSKKTYKNILFSFFEKRETSQIEKNTLLYTYLEILQTKEINSFYDFLHNFLVLQDLNCLPVNYKGVYINGKLFLSNHMQKVTKAELTDVHTLINEGPYLYVTFHGGRKKNSIHNICKFSRDGYYLGSVLLPFEEKGKFFNSISLRGLLLHQGDLYVTDSFKENSKIFHFSESLKELSNRRAYISTFIEQDLQNNPLMIHPYGIKKNDQYFYISSQNTGTVLRFDVNNGELGPPINLYQNVSNGLVIKLNKNEEIRGLDFDSMGKCYVSNKQAGVHIYDQNFNLVKIIPVFSPISILFHKENNHIFVGSSKTHDIKEYDINNFELIKVIKHPLLRHVAGIIIHQDSIFAVSQRKNKLLEFSISTTLLRKILVDDFADIGERVMLSPT; via the exons atgcaagaaaataattttcttcacacGTTGACTAGGAATACTGCTCGCGTTTTATCGGCAGTGGAGATTTCCTTCCAAAAG CCCACGAACGCGATGGAGAGCAGGCTGCTGGACGGTGGGCCCCCCTTCAAGCGAAAGCACCAGTACGCAAATGAGCATGCACAGTATGAAATGCCCAAGGGTAGGCTCTTCCACCTGATAACGCGAATTGGCATATCGATCATAAGCATCCTGgtaatttcccttttcgtgaAAAGCAACAGTAACAGTGACATCAATATGAATAGCAAGAGCGCAAGGGAGTTTTCCATCATGACCATAGACGATACGACAAGAGAGCTGCTAACCTCCTTTGGGTTCCCCCCAAACAGCAAAGAGCTGGTGTACAGCAGTTTAGAAAAATGGGGCTTCCACTTATCCGACATCGCAGACGCAgaagtgaacaaaaattataaagaaacCGATTTGGACAATTACAAGTATTCAAAAAAAAcctacaaaaatattttattttctttttttgaaaaaagggaaacaagtcaaatagaaaaaaatacccttTTGTACACATACCTAGAAATACTTCAAACGAAGGAAATAAATAGCTTTTACgattttttacacaattttttggtGCTGCAAGATTTAAATTGTTTGCCTGTTAATTACAAAGGGGTATACATAAATGGGAAGCTGTTCTTGTCTAATCATATGCAAAAAGTAACCAAAGCGGAGTTAACCGATGTGCACACGCTGATCAATGAGGGGCCATACCTATATGTCACATTTCatggaggaaggaaaaaaaactccattCATAATATCTGTAAATTTTCGAGGGATGGTTATTACTTAGGATCTGTACTACTaccttttgaagaaaaaggaaaattttttaactccatAAGTCTAAGGGGATTGCTACTTCATCAGGGAGACTTGTATGTTACCGACTCgtttaaagaaaattccaaaatatttcattttagtGAAAGTCTGAAGGAGCTATCAAATAGGAGGGCCTATATCTCCACCTTTATTGAACAGGACCTACAGAATAACCCACTCATGATACACCCATACggaattaaaaagaatgaccAGTATTTTTACATAAGTTCCCAGAATACTGGCACTGTCTTACGCTTCGATGTTAACAACGGGGAACTGGGTCCGCCAATAAATTTGTACCAAAACGTTTCAAATGGTCTAGTTATAAAgcttaataaaaatgaagaaatccGTGGCCTGGATTTCGACTCCATGGGGAAATGCTACGTATCGAATAAACAAGCCGGGGTTCATATATATGACCAGAATTTCAatttagtaaaaattattcctgttttttctccaatttcGATTTTATTTCACaaagaaaataatcacaTTTTTGTCGGTAGTTCCAAAACCCATGATATTAAAGAGTATGACATTAACAACTTTGAGCTAATTAAAGTGATAAAGCATCCCCTTCTTCGACACGTGGCGGGCATCATCATTCACCAGGACTCCATCTTTGCAGTTTCACAGAGGAAGAACAAGCTACTTGAGTTTTCCATTTCGACGACGCTCCTCAGGAAGATCCTCGTGGACGACTTCGCCGATATAGGCGAGCGTGTCATGCTCTCCCCCACTTGA